One Simonsiella muelleri ATCC 29453 DNA window includes the following coding sequences:
- a CDS encoding CDP-alcohol phosphatidyltransferase family protein: MLSLYELKPQFQAALRPLAQKCAAHGITANQITWVAMALSVLVGGFLTLFSKTAWLFWLLPLTFLVRMVLNALDGMLAREFMQESALGGYLNEAGDVVSDAALYLPLAFVLSGFQMGVFIWLAALTEIFGLLGKIHGFNGRRYDGPMGKSDRALFISVLAIWYALAGSLNGWASLLVWLAILAMGFTCWQRLNNGLRAWAKP; the protein is encoded by the coding sequence ATGTTAAGTTTATATGAATTGAAACCGCAATTTCAGGCAGCCTTGCGTCCATTGGCACAAAAATGCGCTGCGCATGGGATTACCGCCAATCAAATTACATGGGTCGCTATGGCATTATCTGTTTTGGTAGGTGGATTTTTAACGTTATTTTCCAAAACAGCGTGGTTGTTTTGGTTGTTACCATTGACTTTTTTGGTGCGAATGGTGCTTAATGCGTTGGACGGAATGTTGGCGCGTGAATTCATGCAAGAATCGGCATTAGGCGGTTATTTGAATGAAGCTGGCGATGTGGTTTCTGATGCGGCGTTGTATTTGCCATTGGCGTTTGTGTTGAGTGGATTCCAAATGGGTGTGTTTATTTGGTTGGCGGCTTTGACGGAGATTTTTGGTTTGTTGGGTAAAATTCACGGATTCAATGGCAGACGTTACGATGGACCTATGGGTAAAAGTGATAGAGCTTTATTTATCAGTGTGTTGGCGATTTGGTACGCGCTTGCAGGCAGCCTGAATGGTTGGGCGAGTTTGTTGGTGTGGTTGGCAATTTTGGCGATGGGTTTTACTTGTTGGCAACGCCTGAACAATGGTTTACGCGCTTGGGCAAAACCGTAA
- a CDS encoding nitroreductase family protein, with translation MEILDLLTTRRSSKNLTTPAPDELQIETMLQAATQVPDHGDLKPWRFVVIQSESGNQRFRQILRDTVTTLNMGEEAMKKAEHTGNLAPLTIAVIATPKTGKPEWEQHLSAGCAAYAIQLAAKAQGFDSAWLSGLWVNSPILKQEFECQEKDKIIALLMIGTASPNPDAPKNTDITPFTTYW, from the coding sequence ATGGAAATTTTAGATTTATTGACTACACGCCGATCCAGCAAAAATTTAACCACGCCTGCGCCCGATGAATTGCAAATTGAAACAATGCTTCAAGCTGCAACGCAAGTCCCAGACCACGGCGATTTAAAACCATGGCGATTTGTGGTTATTCAAAGCGAATCAGGTAATCAGCGTTTCCGCCAAATCTTGCGCGATACCGTAACCACGCTCAACATGGGCGAAGAAGCCATGAAAAAAGCCGAACATACAGGCAATCTCGCCCCCTTAACCATCGCTGTCATCGCCACACCCAAAACGGGAAAACCTGAATGGGAACAACATTTAAGTGCTGGTTGCGCGGCTTATGCCATTCAATTAGCAGCAAAAGCGCAAGGTTTTGATAGTGCTTGGTTATCGGGTTTGTGGGTAAATTCGCCTATCTTGAAACAAGAATTTGAATGCCAAGAGAAAGATAAAATCATTGCTTTATTGATGATTGGCACAGCATCGCCTAATCCAGATGCGCCCAAAAATACTGACATTACTCCATTTACAACTTATTGGTAA